A genomic stretch from Anas platyrhynchos isolate ZD024472 breed Pekin duck chromosome 39, IASCAAS_PekinDuck_T2T, whole genome shotgun sequence includes:
- the LOC140001207 gene encoding olfactory receptor 14A16-like — MYFFLLNLALLDLGCISTTLPKAMANALWDTRAISYQGCAAQVFLFILLMSSEYSLLTIMAYDRYVAICKPLHYGSLLGSRACAQMAAAAWGSGFLNAVLHTANTFSLPLCHGNAVDQFFCEIPHILRLSCSDSYLREVWAVLFSIFLAFGCFVFIVLSYVEIFRAVLRMPSEQGQHKAFSTCLPHLAVVSLFFSTGIFSYLKPPSISSPSLDLVVAVLYSVLPPAVNPLIYSMRNQELKDAVRKMFPYIVLKHP; from the coding sequence atgtacttcttcctgctcaacctcgccctcctcgacctgggctgcatctccaccactctgcccaaagccatggccaatgccctctgggacaccagggccatctcctatcaaggctgtgctgcacaggtctttctctttatcttgttgatgtcatcggagtattcccttctcaccatcatggcctatgaccgctacgttgccatctgcaagcccctgcactacgggagcctcctgggcagcagagcttgtgcccagatggcagcagctgcctggggcagtggctttctcaatgctgtcctgcacacggccaacacattttccctgcccctctgccatggcaatgctgtggaccagttcttctgtgaaatcccccacatcctcaggctctcctgctcagattccTATCTCAGAGAAGTTTGGGCAGTtctgtttagtatttttttagcatttggttgttttgttttcattgtgttgtCCTATGtggagatcttcagggctgtgctgaggatgccctctgagcaaggccagcacaaagccttttccacatgcctccctcacctggctgtggtctccctcttcTTTAGCACTGGCATATtttcctacctgaagcccccctccatttcctctccatccctggacctggtggtggcagttctgtactcagtgctgcctccagcagtgaaccccctcatctacagcatgaggaaccaggagctcaaggatgcagtGAGGAAAATGTTTCCATACATTGTTCTTAAGCATCCATGA